The following proteins are co-located in the Mus pahari chromosome 14, PAHARI_EIJ_v1.1, whole genome shotgun sequence genome:
- the LOC110332649 gene encoding C-C motif chemokine 6 yields MRNSKTAISFFILVAVLGSQAGLIQEMEKEDHRYNPPIIHQGFQDSSDCCFSYAKQIPCSRFIYYFPTSGGCINPGIIFVSKRGIQVCGDPSDRRVQRCLSILKPGLRSGSKHIA; encoded by the exons ATGAGAAACTCCAAGACTGCCATTTCATTCTTTATCCTTGTGGCTGTCCTTgggtcccaggctggcctcatacaaG aaatggaaaaagaagatcATCGCTATAACCCTCCAATAATTCATCAAG GCTTTCAAGACTCTTCAGACTGCTGCTTCTCCTATGCCAAACAGATCCCGTGTTcaagatttatatattatttccccACCAGTGGTGGGTGCATCAACCCGGGCATCAT CTTTGTCAGCAAGAGGGGAATCCAGGTCTGCGGCGACCCCAGTGATCGGAGAGTTCAGAGGTGTCTAAGCATCCTGAAGCCAGGCTTAAGATCTGGGAGCAAGCACATTGCTTGA